The Deinococcota bacterium genome contains a region encoding:
- the coaE gene encoding dephospho-CoA kinase (Dephospho-CoA kinase (CoaE) performs the final step in coenzyme A biosynthesis.) — MRPLRLGLTGNIGSGKSTAARLLVARGAALVDADELAREAAGDPEVLARIAAELGPELVEDGRLDRAATAARVFGDEAARQALNAIVHPWVRRRSDEEVRALLERAPPPVILLDIPLLFENGLERGLDGVIVVAADLPARVARVAARSGLREDEVRARDAAQMPLAEKARRADYLLDNSGSPEALGAQIDALWAELTKRAREDP, encoded by the coding sequence GTGAGGCCCTTGCGCCTCGGCCTGACCGGCAACATCGGCTCGGGCAAATCCACGGCGGCCAGGCTCTTAGTGGCCAGGGGCGCCGCCCTCGTGGACGCGGACGAGTTGGCCCGCGAGGCCGCGGGGGACCCGGAGGTCTTGGCGAGGATCGCCGCCGAACTCGGCCCGGAGCTCGTCGAGGACGGCCGGCTCGACCGGGCCGCCACCGCCGCGCGGGTCTTTGGCGACGAGGCGGCGCGGCAGGCCCTGAACGCCATCGTGCACCCCTGGGTGCGCCGGCGGAGCGACGAGGAGGTGCGGGCGCTGCTCGAGCGCGCGCCGCCGCCGGTAATCCTGCTGGACATTCCTCTGCTCTTTGAAAACGGCCTCGAGCGCGGCCTGGACGGGGTCATCGTCGTCGCCGCGGACTTGCCGGCGAGGGTGGCGCGGGTGGCGGCGCGCAGCGGCCTGAGGGAGGACGAGGTGCGCGCCCGCGACGCCGCCCAGATGCCCCTGGCGGAGAAGGCAAGGCGCGCGGACTACCTGCTCGACAACAGCGGCAGCCCTGAGGCGTTGGGGGCGCAGATAGACGCGCTCTGGGCCGAGTTGACCAAAAGAGCGCGGGAAGACCCGTAG